A section of the Peptococcaceae bacterium genome encodes:
- a CDS encoding 4Fe-4S dicluster domain-containing protein encodes MLSITKKAVIDLDKCNGCRTCYRVCPTFAISMENKKPVIDYAKCYGCTNCHQRCPQYAVTMEPLEEPIEVGMDVNRFDQDKIWDICIKAKYSPDMIVCICSNTRAGEVAAAILDGARTPAEVTLKTGAGIGCKIACPRPIYRLLQAAGIEPPDPADGYQWRGPTATLWNLNPEVIEKYGSRYFFEEDRKFLDDILEAKLKERNKNA; translated from the coding sequence ATGCTTAGTATAACTAAAAAAGCCGTAATCGATTTGGATAAGTGCAACGGCTGCAGGACGTGCTATCGTGTTTGTCCTACATTTGCGATTAGCATGGAAAACAAAAAGCCTGTGATTGACTATGCAAAATGTTACGGTTGCACCAATTGCCACCAAAGATGCCCGCAATACGCCGTCACCATGGAACCACTTGAGGAACCCATAGAGGTGGGGATGGATGTTAATCGATTTGATCAAGATAAAATATGGGATATTTGCATCAAGGCGAAATACAGTCCGGATATGATTGTGTGCATTTGCAGCAATACACGGGCTGGCGAAGTGGCGGCTGCTATTCTGGATGGAGCAAGGACGCCGGCGGAAGTAACGCTAAAAACAGGTGCAGGGATCGGTTGCAAGATAGCTTGCCCCCGACCGATCTATCGATTGCTGCAAGCCGCTGGCATAGAACCGCCCGACCCTGCCGATGGCTACCAATGGCGCGGGCCTACAGCAACCTTATGGAACCTCAACCCTGAAGTGATTGAAAAATATGGGAGCAGATATTTCTTCGAAGAAGACAGAAAATTCCTGGATGATATTCTTGAGGCTAAGTTGAAAGAGAGGAATAAAAATGCTTAG